The Hippocampus zosterae strain Florida chromosome 19, ASM2543408v3, whole genome shotgun sequence region GCACTCATTGAGGAAGGCGTCAAATTCGCTGTAGCGTTTGTCGTGATCTTGTTGCAGACTGTGGATGAGGCTACTCCAATAGTACTCCCTCTCGCTCAGTTTGGTCTTCTCCTTGTTGGTCAGGTCATGCTGGAGGAGCTCCAGTTTCTTCTTGTACTTTTGCTCCGTTTGCAGGAGCTTCTCGTTCATCTCCTGTTCTCTCCTGGCCATTTCTTCGTTATGCTTGGCCTTCAGCGTGCTGACCGTGTCCTCAATGTCCAGCTGTTCGTCCAGTATCATCTCGGCACGCTCCTTCTCGTAAGGCTTGACCTCCATGTCGTCGACCTTAAGCacatgtttttcaaaatctttctGGTGCTTCTTGAGATCCTCCTTGTAGAGCTTGATTTCTCCCAAGTACTCTTTGATATCCTGTCGGTGGTTGAGCTCGTCCGTCTCGATTTCGTTGTACAGGTTGACATAATCGGCGTTGGTCTCCTCCAGCTGTTGGCCCGTCACCTCCCAGAAGGTGCGGAGCATGTCCACTTCCAGCTGGAACTTGTTCCTCTCCTTCATTTCTGTCTCCACATCTTTTTGGAGCTGTTCAACTTGTCTTATGAGGGCCTTCACCTCCTCTGGTAATTCTGGCGGAGGCTCGGGCTCCGCTGGTGTTTTGGGCGTCTTGCGCCCCTTCTTGCCCTCCTTTTTGCCTCCTTTGCCTTTCTTGGGAGGCATTTTTTACTCATAAAAAATAGTATACCTTTAAGAATAGCTTATTCGTTTACATATAGCAGGAAACAGCCAAAATCCCTCGCACATGATGGAACGGTGCCGTCCTTTGAACATGCATGACACAAGTGACATCATTAAAGCTTTGCCTGACTGCTTAAGTCGTGCCTTTTTTTGCTTCCTTTCGACAAGTAAAATACGTGTCATGGCTACCTTTAGGTTCATCTTCTTTATTTTGGCACGAGTGTAAACATGTCTCACTCGCAATCGGGAGGTTCAGCGTTCCAATCTTTtaatgtggagttttcatgatgTCCCTCCCTGTGTTTGTGGTCACTTCCCCAAGTCTGGTCGCATTCCaaccgttatgactgaaaaccATACAAATCTATTATCAACTAATGTTACGATGATGTCTTTACCCCTCCCTTTTAGACATTTCGTGAAAGCTGTTATCTATTATGTTAAAATTATGTATTTTCACTGTATATTCGTAAGGGGATGTAGCTCAGTGGTAGAGCGCATGCTTTGCATGTATGAGGCcccgggttcgatccccggcATCTCCACTCCTTTTCCTTACCGTAATCAAAATTCGATAGTCTTGTCTACCATTtaacaccacaaacaaaacatgacctGGAAGCCTCCAtcaattttgttttaaacatttgATCTGCGGCCCACTTCACTCTCTTTTTAGCATGTTTGGAAACATCACCGATTGAACGACCACTTTATTCAGAATATAAGTGAACATGTACTTTCATCTTAAATACGACAAAGACACTCATCCGAATTGAATTTCCGTGCTTTAAAGGCACAACAAGTCCCCGTCCGAACGGTAACTAAGGAGATCAGTTTGTTTACTGTTCAAGAAGCCCGATTTGCGTTCTTGTAAACGTCATCATTCAGCGACAGAGAACAGAGCCCGGATGTTTATCTTTTCGAAGGGGACaaactgttattttaaaaattcacCGAATATTCAAGACAACAAGTATCGCCTAAAGCACTAGTTTATCATTCTTCTATGGTCGGTGTTTCAGTAGATTTCTTTTGACAGAATGACGACAATCCCCATTCCTTCTCAAAAGGTTCACGTTGACGTCATAAAGAATGCGACTGTTCCCATAGCAAAATGGTGTGGACAAGCGAAGTCAGCCATGAAGTCAGCCTCCCCTATCGCAGCGACCGATGCCCGAGCTTGCTGTTTGCTCTCCAAATTGTTGACTTTGCAAGATGTTAGCCCGAAGCTTGTCCTCCAAAGCAACTAAgtacagaaaaaatatatatttatatcgaCGCTATTTCGGTTTGCGATAGCTTACGCCTGACGTCTAAACATGCAGCTGAAACATCTCAAGACGCTTTTAACACCTCAGGTAAGAAGCTAAGTTAGACGATGCTAAACCGTGCCctgaattttgaatttgaaaatggCGAACGAGTGGAAAATTCAGTCTTTTGCTTCAAAACATCCACGAATGTTCGTGTTTGATCACGATTGTAATTTGGTTTTCTTATTagaatttgtttcagatgttctGTCAAATAACAGTGTTGCACTCCctgcattaagataagataagatatcctttattcgtcccacactggggaaatttacagcctccagcagcaagaatgtatgtagaaagaagaaaggagaaagagaaaaaaaaacaacaaacatctttcaattaaatacaatatgaacacaaatggataaatcgcagtactatgtacaattttccttcacatcatttaattattattattatgattgttattttttattcatcagcctgacagcagtcggtaggaacgagcgtcggtatctctccttcttgcagcgcgggtgtaacagtctctggctgaaggagctaccaagtgctgtcagggcgggctggagggggtgggagggactggccatcatagcttttagcttagttagcatccttctgttgcccacctcctccagaatgtcaagggagcaaccaggacagaactggccttcctgaccagtcgctcaagtctctttctgtcccgggctgagatgctgcctgaccagcagacaattccataatggatggccgaggccaccgccGAGTTACCTTGCCAGCCAAGGCTTAAATCGACATTAATATTTAGTGTTGGTGCTAATGATAAATCCTTCCTGAGCCAACAGGACAATACTTTCAACATTTAAAACTGTTAAATAGCATGTTGACTGAAACGTAATATaatcttttccctttttttcctatCTCCCCAGGAGGCCTCGGCCAAAGTGACTTGCATGGCCTGGGCCCCGAATAACAGCAAACTTGCTGTTTGCACTGTGGATCGAGTGGTGCTGCTTTACGATGAGCAGGGTGAGAGGAGGGATAAGTTCTCTACTAAGCCCATCGACTCCAAGGTATCCTTTTATCACCTGTTGCCACCTTATTGTTTGCTCTCACAACATGAATATACACACACTGGCTAGTTCAACTCGCATTACCAAACGGGTCAAATGAATGCTTAACAGCTGAACGGTGTTGTCTTGTCAGTACGGGAAGCAGAGCTACGTGGTCAACGATTTGGCGTTCTCACCCGACTCCACCAGGATCGCCATAGGCCAGTCGGACAACATAATTTATGTGTACAGGATCGGAGAGGACTGGTAACATCACGTCAATGTGTCAAATTTTCTGTGCATGTACTTAAACAATTCTCTGCTTTGCAGGGGGGACAAGAAAACCATTTGCAACAAATTTATCCAGACAGTAAGAttcattgtgtttcttttttgtgttaCTCGTTCCTTTTCTTAATAACAATATGCGCATGTGTGTACAACGGGTGACGGTAGAGGGGGGATCCTTAATTATGAATGATGATGTTTTTCAGAGTTCTGTGACATGCCTGCTCTGGCCTGCAGAGCATGCTATCGTTTATGGTTTAATGGATGGAAAGGTAAGAGTGACATTGACACAAATTTTACAGCAGGGAACAAATTGTCTGTTTTTATGATAGACGTAGGCCAGGATTAGTAATCCTGTTTCTGAATATTGGTGCGGCTTCACAGGTTCGCCTCGCCAACGTTCAGACAAACAAGTCGTCGCCCATCTATGGCACAGAGTCCTGTGTGGTCTCGTTGGCGTCCAAGTAAatctttttattcttatttattacCCCCCGAAAATCCTTTTGGAAAAATCGTGATTAAtatgcgtttttgttttttgttgtcttgttgCTCAGTGTTTCTGGGAAAGGCATCTTGTGTGGCCACGCAAACGGGAATGTTGTTCGCTACTTCTTTGACGACGAAGGCTCAGGTGAATCTCAGGTGAGCTTCAACTTTTTTGCTGATAGGTGGACAAGTCAAAACACGAGGTACCACTTGAGCAAAAGATCTCATCAATATTTTTCTCAAGGCAAATTTGAATTTCAATTACTTCCGCAGGGGAAGCTTTTGACGCATGTGTGCCCGCCGTACGCCCTCGCCTGGGGCGCCAACAGCGTGGTGGTGGGAGGCTGCGACAAGAAAGTGGTGGCCTACAGCCGCGACGGTCAAATCCTTCAGACCTTCGACTACAGCCGCGACCGCAGCGAGAGAGAGTTCACCGTAGCCGCCAGCAGTCCCAGCGGCCAGTCGGTGGTACTGGGCAGCTTCGACAGGTTGTGGGGGCGGGGCAAACATAGCCGAGTCGCTACTGGACTGGACTTACCACTGTGATCATTTTTATCAAGTTAGTTTTCCCTTTTCGAAATGGCAAAGCTTCTATGCAAATTGTGCCATGTCCTGTCCAGGCTTCGGGTGTTCAACTGGGCACCTCGGAGGGGCGTGTGGGACGAGGCCAAGTCGAAAGAGATCGCCAACCTCTACACCATCACCAGCTTGGCCTGGAAGAGGGACGGATCTCGGCTTTGTGCTGTAAATACTCAGCCTTGTGAGGTCATTTTATGTTGGGGGGGGAAACAGTGAATAGAACGTGCATGTTGTTTTGGCAGGGGACGCTTTGTGGGGGGGTGGAGCTCTTCGACTGTTGCCTGAGGAGGAGCATCTACAAGAACAAGTTTGAAGTCACCTACGTGGGCCTGAGCCAGGTACAGCGGGTGGCGAACGTCTCGGTTCGCTCACCCTGGATTAGCAGGGcgcacaaaatacaaaactttTAAAATCTAATCATAttcggaggacaccctgaattggttgcacacggagacaaacaaacattcacacctcagggacaatttagagtgttccattaacccgcaacggatgttttgggaatgtgggaggaaacccggaatacccggagaaaacccacacaggcacgggggaaaatgtgcaaacgccacacaggaaggctcgagccagaatcgaacctatgacctctgcactgcgaggcgggCGCGCTAACCGCTTCGTCACCATGCCGCCcataaaacattcaaacaaaaaacacaaacgtatttagaaaaaaaatcttgatgtgggggggaaaaaaatcttgccACATGACTTGATTtcacattcaaatatttttcatccaAATGGCCAGCTAAAAATAACATGATGAACATAAATATAAATCACACAATAAGGACTGCTCTTTCTACTCTCTCTCATATGTATGCACAAATAATCGCCGCATTTcatttgacaaatatttttattgtcgtggatttatttttgaataaacaGTGCAggtcaattaaaaaatgtgcaatCCATAAATTGATGCGCCGCATTTGAGCTCACCGGTCCTTGGattcccccccccgacccccttccAGGTAATCGTGAGGAACCTGTCGACGAGCTCGCAGGTGGTCCTCAAGTCGTATTACGGCTATGAGATAGAGGAAGTCAAGATCATGGGCAAGGACCGCTACCTGGTGGCCCACACGTCCGACACCCTCCTGCTGGGTGACATGCTGGCCAACAAGCTCAGCGAGGTAACGCGCTTTACTTTGTGCAGAAAAAgaattcacttttattttttatttttggcttcTCTAATTCATTTGCCTTCTTTTTCAGGTGCCGTGGCCCGGCGGTGGGGGAAACGAGAAgttcttttttgaaaatgactCGGTAAATAGCCGCTGTTAACTTTTatgaacaaagacaaaaaaataatcacttgaGTCACACAAGAGTTGATTTAATTGCTTTTTGCTGCAGGTGTGCATGATTTTCAATGCCGGCGAGCTGAGCCTGGTGGAGTACGGTGACAACCAGGTGCTGAGTTCCGTCAGAACTGAATTTATGAGCCCTCACCTCATCAGGTACTTTCCTactaataaaacataaaaaaaatatatatttttttaaaaataacttcaCAAATGTCGTAATTGTCCTGTAGGGATGTAGTTTGAAGAATTTAACACTTTTAAAACGTGTTAGACTTAACATCCGCCATAGATGTGAAAAATCAACAGACAAGTTGATTGTGTAATATGTTTACGAGTGTGATGCGAGGGCACATGATGTACAGGGAAGCGGcgtgtaatatttttaaaattaaaagttGTCCTTCCCCTTTTGTACACTAGATGGCGTTGTAAACCTGTTTCCAAAGAAATAGTGCAGAAACCTCAGGATTCAAGTTTGGGTTTTTCTTGGGGTCAATGTCCATCTCTATTTAGCGTCAAAGAACACCacatcaaaaatatattttctaaaaTGAGGACACAAAATGAGCCGTGACACTTTCTGTGCAAGTATGGAAGCTTCGTATCTGACATGTCCATGTGGTTCAGCGTGCGCATCAACGAGAGGAAGCACAAAGGAGCCCAAGACAACAAAAAGCTTGCCTACCTCGTTGACCTGAAGACCATCGCTGTTGGTATGTGCGAGTTTCTCCCATCTCGTGGCCCACGGTCAGCTTGAACGAGAGAGAAGATCCATCTGATTAAAGATGCACCCGTTTCTCTTCAGTGGACCTGCAGGCCGGCTGCACTCTGGGAACCATCAGCCACGACTCCAAGGTCGACTGGCTGGAGCTGAACGAGACGGGCTGCAAGCTGCTTTTCCGCGACAAGAAGCTGCGGGTCAGGCTGATGCGAGCGACGCGTTTAGGAGACGGTCGACAAGTTTCCCCGTTACGTACAACTTAAGACATTTTGCCGTTCCCTCTGCAGCTTCATCTCTATGACATTGACAGCGGCATCAAAAGCACGCTGCTCAGCTTCTGCTCCTACGTCCAGTGGGTGCCCGGCAGTGACGTGGTGGTGGCCCAGAACCGCGGAAACCTGTGCATCTGGTACAGCATCGACAGCCCCGAGAGCATCACCATGTTCCCCATCAAGGTGACAGGAATCGCATCGGGACTTTAACTCGGTCATAAGCGTGAACGTGAGGATGAATCGCTGTTTACAATTTAATCatactgcccccggtggccaacTCATGCACACCAGAATGTGCTCAATGACGTTCGATCTTGCCACATTCATTTTTGCAGTTAAGAAATAATACGGTGATTAACTCATtccgtaccagccaattctatacctagtctgaaaagacgtttaaaaacgtctttgggagtgaatgagttaaaatatcCCACCGTGTGgttgttgggggaaaaaaaaaaacctatctCCTTTCCTCCGTCTTCTCTTTCTGACTGGCAGGGTGACATCAAAGATCTGGAAAGAGCGGATGGCAAGACGGACGTGTTGGTGACCGAAGGCGTCAACACGGTGACGTACACCCTCGATGAGAGCCTCATCGAGTTTGGCACGGCGGTCAACTACGGCGACTATGGAGCgtacgctcgctcgctcgccgtACGTCTTTTCGAGAGCCTTTCACCCGTAGCTTCAGCTACGTGCGTTTTGCTTGCATTTGCCCGCAGTGTCACGGCCTTCCTCGAGACTCTGGAGATGTCACCTGAGACCGAGGCCATGTGGAAAACACTCCGCAATCTGGCTCTCGAAGCCCGTCAAGTGCACATTGCGGAAAGGTGTTTCGCCGCCTTGGGTGACGTCTCCACTCTTCGCTACCTCCACCAAACAAACCAGATAGCCGAGAAGGTTTCAAGGGAAATGGTACCTGTCGCGTGTGTTCGTTCGCTACGCGGCCCCAAAAATCCTGCCTTCCCAAAGCTTAAGTCATGTATGTCGTCGTGTGTCCAGGGCGGTGATGGCATGATGTTCTACCAAGTTCAAGTGCGCATGGCCATGCTGGACAAGAACATCGAGTTGGCCGAGATGCACTACGTGGAGCAGGTTTGCTAGCACGGCTCCTTCGGAAGACTCGAGAACAGCGAGTCAGTCCGAGGCGTGACGCCCTGGTGTCGTGTGATGTCATAGAACGCCATCGATGAAGCCATCGAGATGTACCAGGAGCTCCACATGTGGGACAAATGCATCGCCGTGGCCGAGGCCAAGGTAGGCTTAGCGCTCGGTCCCGATGGACTCGGATCCAGCTGCTGCCGACTGGCTTTGACTTGTATTTCGCTGACTAAACTTAAGGGCCACCCGGAACTGGAGACGCTCCGTGGGAACTACTACCAGTGGCTGACCGACACGGGCCAGCACGAGAAGGCCGGCGAGGTGAAGGAGGGCGAGGGAGACGACCAGGGTGCCATCAACTTGTACCTGAAGGCGGGGCTGCCGGCGAAAGCCGCCCGCCTGGCCATGAGCCGGCCCAATATCACCAACAACGGCGACTCCGTCAGCCGCATCACCGCCAGCCTTGTCAAGGCCGAGTACTACGAGCAGGTAGCCGGGTGCTGATCCTTGATGTTGTTCTCTTGTcgccctggaaaaaaaatgtaatcgcaCCGGGATGGAATCAATTTACGTCGACACCAAGCAACAGCTGCCGTTATAAGCCATAAATACGATTTGAGCTCATACTAAGTCATTTGCGGAAAAGGCGACCCGGTCAGGGCGCAAATCGCCTCTCGGACAAAGTCGGCTGCGAATTCAAAACAATTCCCAGGTGTCTTgatttttgtagattttttttccaattgtaaaatgtccatccatccatccatccattttccgaaccgcttaatcctcaccagggtcgcggtggtgctggagcctatcccagccgtcttcgggcagtaggcgggggacaccctgaatcagttgccagccaatcgcagggcacacggagacgaacaaccacccacgctcacattcacaccgagggacaatttagagcgtccaatcagcctgccatgcatgtttttggaatgtgggaggaaaccggagcacccggagaaaacccacgcaggcccggggagaacatgcaaactccacacagggaggccggagctggaatcgaacccggtacctctgcactgtgaagccgacgtgctaaccactggactaccgggccgccccaattgtaaaatgtatgattgtttttttttgtttattttttacttatttCAGCGGCCCGGGTGGTCGATTGGTTCTCgggtcggcctcacagtgcagaggtggagggtttgattttagctccggcctccctgtggagtttgcgtgggttttctccgggtatcctccgggtttcctcccacattccaaaaacatccatggcgggttaatggaacactctaaattgtccccgaggtgtgaatgtgagcgcaaatgtttgtttgtctctgtgtgccctacgaatGACTGGCGACCatttcagggcgtcccccgtcGACTGCcaaaagactgctgggataggctccgccaCGCCAcgccacgcgacccttgtgaccctatctgaaaatggatgggtggatttctttattttcccattggagggaaaaaaaatatatgttttatttttgtatttattttaggctGGCGACTTGTACGAGAAGACGCGCAACCCCCAGAGAGCTTTGGAGTGCTATTGCAAAGGAGCCGCTTTCAGTAAAGGTGCAGTCAGTCGGTCGTCTCTCACACGGGCGCACGCAAATGGCGGaatgtttttctccaaatgtTCCTTGCGCGGCACAGCCGTGGAGCTGGCTCGCCACTCCTTTCCCGCCGAGGTGGTGAAACTCGAGGAGGCCTGGGGGGACTACCTGGTCCAACAGAAACAGATGGACGCCGCCATCACACACTTCATCGAGGCCGGGTAAAGTGGTCTGAAGTGAAGAGAGAGAACTTTTGTGGCCAGATGGAGAGCTGGGaggatgagagaaaaaaaaacgatggacATTAATGCTTGTAGTTTGCAGTTTTCGGGAGAACTTTTGGTTGCCCAATTTAGCATCGTGAGGAGGAACAAACTGGCCACGGTGCCTCACACTTGAGAGGTTTTGTATGAGACCTGAATTACTTTTTATCCCCTTATTCAATATTGAGATTTAATAAccgattattatatatattttttccaagcTCATCATcccatgtatttgttttttgtttttttttataatgattattatttttaaacatacactaccattggctggcaaccaatgcaTTGTTTGGCCCAATATGTGCACCATCTTATCCACTCACTGATTGGGACTGCAAACTACAActgctaaaatatatttttttgttgatgatCATTGGCCCATACATTCTCTTCCTTTATAGATTCTCAAAATGCTTCCTTGCACAACCCGTACACACTTTGACATTGCTCCAACCCCTCCGTCTCACTGCAGCTGCTCCATCAAGGCGGTGGAGGCGGCCATCGCAGCTCGCCAGTGGAAGAAAGCCGTCCACATCCTGGAGCTTAACGAGGACCCGGCGGCCGCCGTCTACTGCCTAAAGATCGCTCAGCACTACGCCTCCATGCAGGAGATGGAGGTGAGTGCAAAAAGGAACTACTTGGCATCATattcacccgcccccccccaccccccagttttaattttgtttgtgtAACAAAGCGCTAATGTTAACTGCCATTGTAATAATTCAAACATGTCGACAGCCTCCGGGCTCAACTGCGCGTTTCTCGCAAGTTTGTCACAGCGGTGTGAATAATCGCTGACGGAGAGAGCGGAAACAAGATGAGGCAAAAGAGAGGAATAAAAGCGTCGCAGGACGCCGGTTGTGATGAGCTCAGCTTCACCGGAGCCGCCTCTGCATGGCTGAAAATAGTTTGTCTATTTGCGTTACCGTTTGCTCCACGGGCACATTCTGGCAAAGTCATTAAGATAACAAGCTCGCTGCCGCCTGCGGGAAAAGTGTGCTTCTCTGCAAACTAGAACAATAAAGCCGCGCGTGCGCGCACCTGTCAGGGAAAGGATGACGTGACACTTTTTAATTGGCACAAGCGCAAAAATGCGCGTTTGCTGCATTGATTTCTCGTATCGTTCCATCACGAGTTCATCCAACTTGGCGTTCGCGTGAGAACAAAACTTCACCCGCGTCATGCCTACTTCTGAactgtttatattttatttcgTCAGCACGTTTTCCGTTCTGTACTGAAATTTAAACGTGTGCAATCTGGAGCAAACCTGTTTTCACATGACATCTTCCTCCTGGGAATATCTGATAAATAACAACCTCTGATTCATAacaattttccccaaaaatttaCAAGAGAGATTAcatgaaatgtaaatgttcaaTGTGGATCAGATCTGGATCAAAACCGGATTGGTGTGACATGAATTTAAGGCTGATCGTTAAACTCAATAAATGAAGATCGAGGAGCCTTAAATGAGATTTGACAGTGATTAGCTCAAAATGCTAAATTAGCATTTGCAATTAAATTTGTTAGCAAAGCAACCCGGAGCGGATCTggcataaaattcaaaattagcTGAGCTAATTTGCAATTTATAAAacagaaatgtttcatttttaagtTTTCTTTTCATACGTTTACATTCCGTAGGTGGCCGAGCAGCTGTTTATCAAAGCGGGCCACATTAAGGACGCCATTGACATGTACACGGCTGCGGGGTGCTGGGAGCAAGCGCACAAGGTATTGCTCGTTCATCTTTTGAATGAATGTCATTGGTGGCAATAaagatgaagtttttttttttaattataattattttttttttttttggtgacacacAGTTGGCGCTGAAATGCATGAGCAAGGAGGAAGTCAACGAGCTTTACGTGAAGCGGGCTCAGGAGATGGAGCGAGACGGCAAATTTAAGGAGGCTGAGAGGTAGTCAGCCATGTTGGTTTGAAGCGGCTGTTTtcagctcatttttttttcccccccaagtgaCTCTCAAGATGTGCGATTTTTGTCTGGCTGCCCTCATCAAATGCCAAACCCAAACGCAGTGAGTTAATTTCTAATCGTAATGATCGTCTTCCCTCAGATTGTTTTCCACAGTGAACCAGACGGACCTGGCCATCACTATGTACAAGAAGAAGCAGATGTTCGACGACGTGGTCCGCCTGGTGGCCAAACATCATCCCGACCTGCTGACCGAGACGCACCTCCACCTGGCTAAGGTGAGCTTCACAAATATCCAGGGCTAATAAAAACTTTTTGTTACAAcgctgtgtttttttgggggggggcgggctgcAGGAGTTGGAAGCTGAGGCCAAGTTCTCAGAAGCGGAACATCACCTGATGGAGGCTAAAGACTGGAAAGCTGCCGTCAACATGTACCGACTTCATGACATGTGGGAGGATGCGTACAGGGTACACATTTTTGCGACACTACACGCAGAAACAGTGGTGCCTTGTGATCCAAGTGACCCagtttctgtatttttatttttatttttgtgggtgTCAGATTGCAAAAAGCCACGGCGGCCCCAACGCTCAGAAGCAGGTGGGCTACCTGTGGGCCCGGAGTCTGGGGGGAGAGGCGGCAGTCAAGCTGCTCATCAAGTTTGGCCTACTGGAATACGGCATCGAGTCGGCGTCAAACAGCTTGTGAGCGCCATGCCGACACGTGCGGCAGACTCATTacgaaccccccgccccccccaaaaaataaaacaatgcgtTTCTGTTTTGCTCTCGTAGCTTATTCGACTTTGCCTTCGAACTGGCTCGTCTTTCCAGCAAGGAGAAGATACCCGAGATCCACCTAAAGCACGCCATGTACCTGGAAGATGAGGTACACGTGAAGCTACgacatgaactcattcactcccaaagacgtttttaaacgtcttttcagacttggtccagaattggctggtactgaatgagttaaatctCTGTCCTGCTACTACTAAAggctcccctttttttttctccagcgcAAGTTTTCAGAGGCCGAGCAGGAGTTCATTAAAGCGGGAAAGCCCAAAGAAGCTGTGCACATGTAAGTACGAGCAGATCCTATTTAGCCACCTGAATGACACGGCAAAGCAGacataagacatttttttgggaatAAAATTCCGCCTATCACATTTGGCATATGAAGGCGATAAGAAAAAAGTCAGCGAGTTTCTGTAACTTTCCAGGTACGCGCACAACAAAGATTGGATCAACGCGCAGCGCGTGGCCGAGAGCCATGATCCAGAGAGCATCCCGGAGGTTCTTGTGGGACACGCCAAGTTGTGTTTTGAACAGAAAGACTACCAGAAGGCCGAAGCCCTCCTGCTCCGAGCCGAGAGATCCGACCTGGCTGTCAAATACTATAAGGTGGAATTTACtcaacttttacttttttttttggtgcacaaaTGTGTGCGTGGATGTCGTTGAATCCAGTTTAGTCCATCGAGTTGCATATTGTCGTATTTGCCAGGCAGAGACGAGCAAATACTGTGTGGGCGGGGCATAAAACCTAAAAGTACCTTCATCCACATCCAACAGAATAAAAAAGCATCCATTAAATAGTTCCAATTGAGAATATGGAGTCTTATGCT contains the following coding sequences:
- the ift172 gene encoding intraflagellar transport protein 172 homolog, with the protein product MQLKHLKTLLTPQEASAKVTCMAWAPNNSKLAVCTVDRVVLLYDEQGERRDKFSTKPIDSKYGKQSYVVNDLAFSPDSTRIAIGQSDNIIYVYRIGEDWGDKKTICNKFIQTSSVTCLLWPAEHAIVYGLMDGKVRLANVQTNKSSPIYGTESCVVSLASNVSGKGILCGHANGNVVRYFFDDEGSGESQGKLLTHVCPPYALAWGANSVVVGGCDKKVVAYSRDGQILQTFDYSRDRSEREFTVAASSPSGQSVVLGSFDRLRVFNWAPRRGVWDEAKSKEIANLYTITSLAWKRDGSRLCAGTLCGGVELFDCCLRRSIYKNKFEVTYVGLSQVIVRNLSTSSQVVLKSYYGYEIEEVKIMGKDRYLVAHTSDTLLLGDMLANKLSEVPWPGGGGNEKFFFENDSVCMIFNAGELSLVEYGDNQVLSSVRTEFMSPHLISVRINERKHKGAQDNKKLAYLVDLKTIAVVDLQAGCTLGTISHDSKVDWLELNETGCKLLFRDKKLRLHLYDIDSGIKSTLLSFCSYVQWVPGSDVVVAQNRGNLCIWYSIDSPESITMFPIKGDIKDLERADGKTDVLVTEGVNTVTYTLDESLIEFGTAVNYGDYGAVTAFLETLEMSPETEAMWKTLRNLALEARQVHIAERCFAALGDVSTLRYLHQTNQIAEKVSREMGGDGMMFYQVQVRMAMLDKNIELAEMHYVEQNAIDEAIEMYQELHMWDKCIAVAEAKGHPELETLRGNYYQWLTDTGQHEKAGEVKEGEGDDQGAINLYLKAGLPAKAARLAMSRPNITNNGDSVSRITASLVKAEYYEQAGDLYEKTRNPQRALECYCKGAAFSKAVELARHSFPAEVVKLEEAWGDYLVQQKQMDAAITHFIEAGCSIKAVEAAIAARQWKKAVHILELNEDPAAAVYCLKIAQHYASMQEMEVAEQLFIKAGHIKDAIDMYTAAGCWEQAHKLALKCMSKEEVNELYVKRAQEMERDGKFKEAERLFSTVNQTDLAITMYKKKQMFDDVVRLVAKHHPDLLTETHLHLAKELEAEAKFSEAEHHLMEAKDWKAAVNMYRLHDMWEDAYRIAKSHGGPNAQKQVGYLWARSLGGEAAVKLLIKFGLLEYGIESASNSFLFDFAFELARLSSKEKIPEIHLKHAMYLEDERKFSEAEQEFIKAGKPKEAVHMYAHNKDWINAQRVAESHDPESIPEVLVGHAKLCFEQKDYQKAEALLLRAERSDLAVKYYKDADMWSDAMRICKEYLPNKLSFLQEEYEKEATKKGMRGVQGLLEQAREWEQSGEYSRAVECYLKMKDDPNAALMEKCWIKAAELSIKFLGEERAVKVVQVVGPRLAQLRKYNTAAEQYLHVGQIKDAIDVLMEGEEWSKAKRVAKELEPRYESYVDQKYKEHLKNQGKVDSLVGIDVMAALDMYAERGQWDKCLDTASKQNFKILHKYVALYATHLIKEGCAPKALQLYVQHGAPPNPQNFNIYKRLFLDMLHLPEAPDSYRTWADLRDVLLQLCENLSKSAGESSAAHEDFERMLLISHYYATRAAVAGLEELTSISAKLSVSLLRHTDMVPADRAFYEAGLACRAAGWENMAFIFLNHFLDVCDAITDGTLDSLDHSDFTDTDIPFEVPLPPKPCVPDPQREEIRNWVLTVAVYGRLEQVLPRDERNSYEASLVDSNSGLRSPPCVLTGYPVLRNKMEFSSAGKAANKEDWNRFLMTTKTSHSPECQDVLKFISQWCGGLPAAGFSFH